A single Ignavibacteriales bacterium DNA region contains:
- a CDS encoding T9SS type A sorting domain-containing protein, with translation MFKYSFLVSLFLFILCGSVYSQWQQITTPHTSNTGYKAVFFRDANLGWITGGKLIKTTDGGTTWTDIPAPHGGEYNSIFAISDQKLWMVGDFGRIVHSTDGGATWITQNSLVQNGLTSVFFTDENNGWAAGWEGTLLRTTNGGTNWVKQTFTFTFTNEIRTVFFTDANNGWLAAGSKYAKTTNGGTTWEQVQISTNFDDIHFVNNTVGFVLTQGGTERSASRSTDGGLTWTYRGQIQNFYDINDIHFVDENNGLAVGWSFVLASVPGIKRTTDGGTTWTNETLPAGFMGGEFYALTIKDGWAWAVGESGVVMKGQFGGATSAKDENSYPDNFTLEQNYPNPFNPGTTIRFSLPAASEVTLSVYDILGNKVSEIISNELKESGSHSVYFDAAKDQLKSGVYFYRLTAGSFTETRKFTLLK, from the coding sequence ATGTTCAAATACTCTTTCTTAGTTTCTTTATTTCTTTTTATCCTGTGCGGGAGCGTATATAGCCAGTGGCAGCAGATAACCACACCCCACACCAGCAATACCGGATACAAGGCAGTCTTTTTCCGCGATGCAAACCTCGGCTGGATCACCGGCGGCAAGCTTATTAAAACCACGGATGGCGGCACCACCTGGACGGATATCCCCGCTCCGCATGGGGGAGAATACAATTCCATATTTGCAATTTCCGATCAGAAACTCTGGATGGTCGGTGATTTTGGAAGAATCGTTCACAGCACCGATGGCGGCGCTACCTGGATCACACAAAACTCACTCGTTCAGAATGGTCTTACCAGCGTCTTCTTCACTGATGAAAACAACGGCTGGGCAGCAGGATGGGAAGGAACCCTGCTGAGAACCACCAACGGCGGTACAAACTGGGTGAAGCAAACTTTCACTTTTACTTTTACCAACGAAATAAGAACCGTTTTCTTTACAGATGCAAATAACGGATGGCTGGCAGCAGGTTCCAAATATGCAAAAACCACCAATGGCGGCACCACCTGGGAGCAGGTTCAGATTTCAACAAATTTTGATGATATCCATTTTGTGAACAATACTGTTGGTTTCGTTCTCACCCAAGGGGGAACCGAACGGTCTGCAAGCAGATCAACCGATGGTGGTCTTACCTGGACATACCGGGGGCAGATTCAGAATTTCTATGATATCAATGATATCCATTTTGTTGATGAAAATAACGGGCTTGCGGTTGGCTGGTCATTTGTTCTGGCATCAGTACCCGGCATCAAGAGAACAACTGATGGCGGCACGACCTGGACAAACGAAACACTCCCCGCCGGATTCATGGGGGGTGAATTTTATGCTCTTACCATCAAAGACGGATGGGCATGGGCCGTTGGTGAAAGCGGTGTTGTGATGAAGGGTCAGTTCGGGGGAGCAACATCCGCAAAAGATGAAAATAGCTATCCGGATAACTTCACGCTTGAACAGAACTATCCGAATCCATTTAATCCCGGAACCACAATCCGTTTCAGTCTGCCGGCTGCCTCTGAGGTTACACTAAGCGTGTATGATATATTGGGGAACAAAGTATCTGAAATTATCAGCAATGAGCTGAAAGAATCAGGGTCACATTCCGTTTATTTTGATGCTGCTAAAGATCAGCTCAAAAGCGGTGTATACTTCTACCGTTTAACCGCGGGCAGCTTCACCGAAACCAGGAAGTTTACTCTCCTCAAATAA
- a CDS encoding response regulator transcription factor encodes MENKEISITIIEDHVDFREGLCSFISSSAGYQCAAVYGSVEDALSAEIQSDVLLLDIHLPGQSGIEAVPNFKDRYPDVKIIMMTVFDDDENIFNAILAGAHGYLLKKTPPTRILDAIRDVLDGGAPMSPYVAMKVISHFKNQTSVKTDYQLTPREKEILTLLVNGTDSRAIAEQLFISYETVRNHLKNIYQKLQVTSRVQAVSKAIKENLVK; translated from the coding sequence ATGGAAAACAAAGAGATAAGCATCACCATCATTGAGGATCATGTTGACTTCCGCGAAGGGCTGTGCAGCTTTATCAGCAGTTCCGCCGGTTATCAGTGCGCGGCGGTTTACGGCTCCGTTGAGGATGCGCTCTCAGCAGAAATTCAGAGCGATGTTCTTCTGCTGGATATACATCTGCCGGGGCAGTCAGGCATCGAGGCAGTACCAAATTTTAAGGATCGCTATCCGGATGTTAAAATCATCATGATGACCGTCTTTGATGATGATGAAAATATCTTTAATGCCATTCTTGCCGGTGCACATGGGTATCTGTTAAAAAAAACTCCTCCGACCAGGATATTAGACGCAATCCGGGATGTGCTTGATGGAGGCGCCCCAATGTCTCCCTATGTTGCAATGAAAGTCATCAGCCATTTTAAGAATCAGACTTCAGTTAAAACCGATTATCAGCTTACCCCCCGCGAAAAGGAAATTCTTACCCTGCTGGTTAACGGAACCGATTCCCGCGCGATTGCTGAACAGTTGTTTATCAGCTATGAAACCGTGCGCAATCATCTTAAAAATATCTATCAGAAACTGCAGGTAACTTCAAGGGTTCAGGCGGTTTCAAAAGCCATAAAAGAAAATCTGGTAAAATGA
- a CDS encoding ATP-binding protein — protein MTSRKTSGGQYLARVLAILFPYIHAAECIFRFDTGALFKKFLCVTLRLNKSLPYTATLLYILLFAAAADSFPQSRYTHYGAAEGLSQLNVRSIVQDKQGFLWAGTWDGLNRFDGYNFLTFHHDFTDSSSIANSNILSLGTDQDDRIWVLFPDGRINVYDKRTRRFRLLKYPDGSPLLSAAIHTPKQDTSGYLWTGLNDTIRRIDPVTLQITSYAAKKVDFPEASVRPSLVMADRNKIYIIDTLLEKYVITTGFDYYSLFVTSDKRIFLTTQKGELKEYDYRNRTIRTLAVFTTAKGTSAILNTLHEDKNGNLWAGTSEGLFICENFRSLTGKVSFKNFSYASPSGKVSEPVYAVFTDDSDVLWIGTISGLYKVNPVRKTFSFLPAAKNYRDLFGDSYPISMLSLEDGRMLTGTTNGLYMYNPANETSYQFTPQNSGYAGHAAFCIYKAPDGGIWVGTRRGLNRYDTRTGRFKEYIFSSGGEPFSYKNRIYAVTASEDGRFWAGSAGGLFEFSPKDGSFLVHTFKSGIVSESKSYILSLLAEGDTLWAGTNGEGLLKISLRDMSYKRFSAQADNPTSLSWNKVMAIHRDRKGRLWAATMGGGLNLLSADEKSFRRFTTKEGLSNNTVYGILEDNSGDLWVSTNAGLSRINGSDYTISVFGRNDLPDITEFNQNSYYKSPDGRLFFGGMRGIISFRPEEIKGNPHLPRIAITDFLLFNKSRPDMLGAPEIRLKYNQNFFSFELAALLYDHPGSNQYAYRLKGLHDEWIYTGTRRNIDFSSVEPGEYIFAAKAANEDGLWSEEQELARIVIVPPFWRTGWFYAVITLLVASAIILSARYYIRKKYKERIAGLEKEKLILEERNKTRDRIARDLHDDLASTVSSAGLYLQSAKQILPENKDAALQFLEKSTSILNKAEQSMSDIVWSVSPNYDSVDNLLLRIRLIAHEMCSSAGIRTEFISSGSGSGSVSEEIRRNIYLAAKEAVSNAVRHSSCTRITLTAKISSEAISLTIQDDGKGFSGSGNNASLGGNGLQNIKKRMSEINGSAQFVSEPSGGTSVMLSAPFASETK, from the coding sequence GTGACTTCGCGTAAAACTTCCGGCGGTCAATATCTTGCCAGGGTGCTTGCAATTTTGTTCCCGTACATCCACGCCGCGGAGTGTATCTTCAGATTTGATACGGGTGCATTATTCAAAAAATTCCTCTGCGTGACTTTGCGTCTAAATAAAAGCCTGCCATATACCGCAACCTTACTTTATATACTACTCTTCGCTGCAGCAGCAGATTCCTTCCCGCAATCACGTTATACTCATTACGGAGCCGCTGAAGGACTTTCGCAGCTTAATGTCCGCTCAATTGTTCAGGATAAGCAGGGTTTCCTCTGGGCAGGCACCTGGGACGGTCTCAACCGCTTTGACGGATATAATTTCCTCACGTTTCACCATGATTTTACCGACAGCAGTTCGATTGCCAACAGCAATATCCTTTCTCTGGGTACTGACCAGGATGACCGCATCTGGGTGCTTTTCCCTGACGGCCGTATTAATGTATATGACAAAAGGACAAGAAGATTCCGGCTTCTGAAATATCCCGACGGTTCACCTCTTCTCTCCGCTGCAATTCATACACCGAAACAGGATACATCCGGTTATTTATGGACCGGGCTGAATGATACTATAAGAAGAATTGACCCTGTCACTTTACAAATCACCTCTTATGCCGCGAAGAAGGTTGATTTCCCTGAGGCCTCCGTAAGACCGTCGCTGGTCATGGCAGACAGGAATAAAATATATATAATAGATACACTTCTTGAAAAATATGTAATTACCACAGGGTTTGATTACTATTCTCTCTTTGTAACATCGGATAAAAGAATTTTTCTTACAACACAGAAGGGGGAACTGAAAGAGTATGACTACCGGAACCGCACCATTCGAACGCTTGCTGTATTTACTACTGCGAAAGGGACTTCCGCCATCCTTAACACCCTGCATGAGGATAAAAATGGGAATCTGTGGGCAGGAACTTCTGAGGGTCTTTTTATTTGTGAGAATTTCAGATCCTTAACCGGGAAAGTTTCATTCAAAAATTTTTCATATGCTTCACCGTCTGGTAAAGTAAGTGAACCCGTCTATGCAGTGTTCACTGATGATTCAGATGTACTTTGGATCGGTACGATATCAGGCCTGTATAAGGTAAACCCTGTCAGGAAAACATTTTCATTCCTTCCGGCCGCTAAAAACTACCGTGATCTCTTCGGTGATTCATATCCCATAAGCATGCTTTCGCTTGAAGACGGCAGGATGCTCACGGGAACCACAAACGGACTATATATGTATAATCCAGCTAATGAAACATCGTACCAGTTTACACCGCAAAACTCCGGTTATGCAGGTCATGCTGCCTTCTGTATTTACAAAGCTCCTGATGGAGGCATCTGGGTAGGAACACGCCGCGGGCTGAACCGGTATGATACCCGGACAGGAAGATTCAAAGAATATATTTTTTCATCCGGGGGCGAACCCTTCTCTTATAAGAATCGTATATATGCAGTTACCGCTTCGGAGGATGGCCGTTTTTGGGCAGGAAGCGCAGGCGGACTTTTCGAATTCTCCCCGAAAGACGGTTCCTTTTTAGTACATACGTTCAAAAGCGGTATTGTTTCTGAGTCGAAATCATACATACTTTCGCTCCTTGCCGAAGGTGATACGCTGTGGGCAGGTACCAACGGCGAAGGACTGCTGAAGATTTCACTCAGGGATATGTCTTACAAAAGATTTTCCGCTCAGGCAGATAACCCAACCTCACTCTCCTGGAACAAGGTTATGGCAATTCACCGGGACCGCAAAGGACGGCTATGGGCTGCAACCATGGGAGGCGGGCTTAATCTTCTTTCTGCTGATGAGAAGAGTTTCAGGCGATTTACGACGAAAGAAGGTCTCAGCAATAATACCGTTTATGGCATTCTTGAAGATAACAGTGGTGATCTGTGGGTCTCAACCAACGCAGGACTCAGCAGAATAAACGGCAGTGATTATACCATTTCAGTCTTTGGCAGGAATGACCTTCCGGATATCACAGAGTTTAATCAGAATTCTTATTACAAATCACCCGACGGCAGGTTATTCTTCGGTGGCATGAGGGGCATCATATCTTTCCGGCCTGAGGAAATCAAAGGGAATCCGCATCTTCCCCGTATTGCCATTACCGATTTCCTCCTCTTTAATAAGTCACGCCCCGACATGCTGGGTGCACCTGAGATCCGCCTGAAATATAATCAAAACTTCTTTTCTTTTGAACTGGCTGCCCTGCTCTATGACCACCCCGGTTCAAATCAGTATGCGTACCGGCTGAAAGGGCTGCATGATGAGTGGATATATACCGGCACGCGGCGGAATATTGACTTTTCCTCCGTTGAGCCCGGAGAGTATATATTTGCCGCAAAGGCAGCCAATGAAGACGGCCTCTGGAGCGAAGAACAGGAACTTGCCCGGATTGTGATAGTCCCCCCTTTCTGGCGCACCGGGTGGTTTTACGCAGTCATCACCCTGCTGGTTGCTTCGGCCATTATTCTTTCCGCCCGCTATTATATACGGAAAAAATATAAGGAACGCATCGCCGGACTTGAAAAGGAAAAACTGATCCTTGAAGAAAGAAATAAAACCCGCGACCGCATAGCACGCGATCTGCATGATGATCTTGCCTCAACCGTAAGCAGCGCAGGGCTCTATCTCCAGTCAGCAAAACAGATACTTCCGGAGAATAAAGATGCTGCTCTGCAGTTTCTGGAGAAATCAACTTCCATTCTGAACAAGGCAGAGCAGTCCATGAGTGATATCGTCTGGTCTGTTTCTCCGAATTATGATTCGGTTGATAATCTTCTTTTGCGTATCAGACTGATTGCCCATGAGATGTGCAGTTCAGCCGGTATCAGGACTGAGTTTATTTCTTCCGGCAGCGGGAGCGGTTCAGTCAGTGAAGAAATACGGCGCAATATATATCTTGCAGCCAAAGAAGCTGTTTCTAACGCGGTGCGGCATTCCTCCTGCACCAGAATCACGCTTACTGCTAAAATCTCCTCAGAGGCCATCTCCCTTACTATTCAAGATGACGGCAAAGGTTTTTCTGGCAGCGGAAACAATGCCTCACTTGGCGGGAACGGATTGCAGAATATAAAGAAAAGAATGAGCGAGATTAACGGCAGTGCTCAATTTGTTTCTGAGCCTTCCGGCGGAACCAGTGTCATGCTTTCAGCCCCTTTTGCTTCGGAAACAAAATAA
- a CDS encoding GNAT family N-acetyltransferase — protein MLVIRKAEETDIPLILDFIKLIAEYEKLSHEVIADEHTLRETLFREKSTIEVLLAYEDNEPAGYAIYFHNFSTFIGRQGIYLEDLFVKPHLRGKGIGKKLLLEIVKKAKERNCGRVEWSVLNWNTPAIDFYKSLGAVPMDGWTVFRLTEDKFDTLLNQ, from the coding sequence ATGCTCGTTATACGGAAAGCCGAAGAAACTGATATACCACTCATTCTCGATTTCATTAAACTGATCGCTGAATATGAAAAACTTTCTCACGAAGTGATTGCTGATGAGCATACGCTCAGAGAGACTCTATTCAGAGAAAAGTCCACCATTGAAGTATTGCTCGCATACGAGGATAATGAGCCGGCAGGGTATGCAATTTACTTCCATAACTTTTCCACCTTTATCGGCAGGCAGGGGATCTATCTTGAAGATCTTTTTGTAAAGCCCCATCTTCGCGGAAAAGGTATTGGTAAAAAACTTCTGCTTGAGATTGTAAAGAAAGCAAAAGAGCGAAACTGCGGCCGGGTTGAGTGGTCAGTGCTGAACTGGAATACGCCCGCAATTGATTTTTATAAATCACTTGGTGCGGTACCCATGGATGGCTGGACTGTTTTCCGCCTGACTGAAGACAAGTTTGACACTCTGCTAAATCAGTAA
- a CDS encoding MOSC N-terminal beta barrel domain-containing protein — translation MSIRVRDIFVYPVKGLDPHRLDSAEITPGGSLKYDRMFAMKDEQGKYINGKKNDRIYLLRSSFSPEKMSITFSCRDIQQETFQLTENTHLIQEFLSGYFQKNVTFLRNEDAGFPDDTDASGPTVALRESIQEVCRWFPDISADEMTRRFRPNIILEGAEPFWEDRLLPELESDREFRIGDVAIHGINPCARCAVPTRHPETGDIYPLFQKSFAEKRKASLPEWAPERHFDHYYRFTVNTLIPSSETGKHIMTGDEVSLPATALY, via the coding sequence TTGAGCATCCGTGTCAGAGATATATTCGTCTATCCGGTCAAAGGGCTTGACCCTCACCGGCTTGACTCCGCAGAGATAACCCCCGGCGGCTCACTCAAATATGACCGGATGTTCGCCATGAAAGATGAGCAGGGGAAGTATATAAACGGAAAGAAAAATGACCGTATATACCTCCTCCGCTCCTCGTTTTCACCTGAAAAGATGAGCATCACTTTTTCCTGCAGAGATATTCAGCAGGAAACATTTCAGTTAACGGAGAACACTCATCTTATACAGGAATTCCTTTCCGGATATTTTCAGAAGAACGTAACGTTTCTCAGAAATGAAGATGCCGGATTTCCCGATGACACCGATGCCTCAGGTCCGACCGTTGCATTGCGGGAAAGCATTCAGGAAGTCTGCCGCTGGTTTCCGGATATATCAGCGGATGAGATGACAAGGCGTTTCCGGCCCAATATCATTCTTGAAGGAGCGGAACCTTTCTGGGAAGACCGGCTGCTTCCGGAACTTGAATCAGACAGAGAATTTCGTATTGGTGATGTTGCCATACATGGCATCAATCCATGCGCCCGCTGTGCAGTGCCAACCCGCCATCCCGAAACGGGTGATATATATCCCCTCTTCCAGAAATCCTTTGCTGAAAAACGAAAAGCCTCTCTGCCAGAGTGGGCGCCGGAGCGGCATTTTGACCACTATTACCGCTTTACGGTAAATACTCTTATCCCCTCTTCTGAAACCGGAAAACATATCATGACCGGAGATGAAGTAAGTCTCCCTGCCACTGCATTATATTAG
- a CDS encoding phosphomannomutase, whose translation MEKIPCFKAYDIRGKVPGELNPELAYKIGQAFVQLTGARSVVIGHDVRSSSEAISEALSEGLRASGADVTDIGLCGTEMIYFGTSHLGLDGGIMITASHNPPEYNGMKFVKKNSVPVSYDSGLSEMEKMIVTGNLPAPAAKKGGYIQKDITDDFLSNLNRFYDVKKVTPLKVVVNAGNGCVGPILDRLESVLPVKMIKLFNNPDSSFPNGVPNPMYEENRIPTINAIKEHKADLGVAWDGDYDRCFFFDEQGNFIEGYYIVGLLAKSILKTNPGEKIIHDPRLTWNTVEVVKAAKGETVQSKSGHAFIKEKMREVNAIYGGEMSAHHYFRDNAYSDSGVIPFLLVMQLMSEEKKGLGELVGEMIKNYPCSGEINSVIGDPAGKIKEITSIYTGGVNDYTDGVSVDFPDWRFNLRMSNTEPILRLNVESRGDEALMKQKTEELLAIIRK comes from the coding sequence ATGGAAAAAATTCCCTGTTTTAAGGCTTATGATATCCGCGGCAAGGTGCCCGGTGAACTGAATCCTGAGCTGGCTTACAAGATCGGCCAGGCATTTGTGCAGCTGACCGGCGCGCGCTCGGTGGTTATCGGGCATGATGTGCGCTCTTCCTCCGAAGCGATATCCGAAGCACTCTCTGAAGGCCTTCGCGCAAGCGGTGCCGATGTTACCGATATAGGACTCTGCGGCACAGAGATGATTTACTTCGGCACCAGCCACCTTGGCCTGGATGGCGGCATCATGATTACCGCGAGCCACAACCCGCCTGAGTATAACGGCATGAAGTTCGTAAAAAAGAATTCCGTTCCGGTCAGTTATGACTCAGGGCTGAGCGAAATGGAAAAGATGATCGTAACAGGGAACCTTCCCGCCCCGGCTGCCAAAAAAGGGGGATATATACAAAAGGATATCACCGATGACTTCCTGAGCAACCTGAACCGCTTCTATGATGTGAAAAAAGTTACCCCCCTTAAAGTAGTGGTGAATGCAGGCAACGGATGCGTGGGTCCGATCCTTGACCGCCTTGAAAGCGTGCTTCCGGTAAAGATGATCAAGCTGTTTAATAATCCTGATTCCAGTTTCCCGAACGGTGTTCCCAATCCGATGTATGAAGAAAACCGCATACCTACCATCAACGCAATTAAAGAACACAAGGCAGATCTCGGTGTGGCATGGGACGGTGACTATGACCGCTGTTTCTTCTTTGATGAGCAGGGCAATTTTATTGAAGGCTATTATATAGTAGGTTTGCTCGCGAAATCAATTCTGAAAACCAATCCAGGTGAAAAAATTATCCACGACCCGCGCCTCACCTGGAACACCGTTGAAGTGGTTAAAGCCGCCAAAGGCGAAACCGTGCAGTCAAAGAGCGGACACGCGTTCATTAAGGAAAAGATGCGAGAAGTAAACGCTATCTACGGCGGTGAAATGTCAGCGCACCACTACTTCCGCGATAACGCTTACTCAGACAGCGGTGTTATCCCCTTCCTTCTGGTAATGCAGTTAATGTCAGAAGAGAAAAAAGGCCTTGGCGAACTTGTTGGTGAAATGATTAAAAACTACCCGTGTTCAGGTGAAATCAACTCTGTGATCGGAGACCCGGCAGGCAAGATTAAGGAAATCACTTCAATATATACCGGCGGCGTCAATGATTATACCGACGGCGTAAGCGTGGACTTCCCCGACTGGCGCTTTAACCTCCGCATGAGCAATACCGAACCGATACTCCGGCTCAATGTTGAAAGCCGCGGTGACGAAGCCCTGATGAAGCAGAAAACCGAAGAACTGCTCGCGATTATCAGGAAGTAA